In Gossypium hirsutum isolate 1008001.06 chromosome D06, Gossypium_hirsutum_v2.1, whole genome shotgun sequence, one genomic interval encodes:
- the LOC107963722 gene encoding NADH-ubiquinone oxidoreductase 20.9 kDa subunit, with amino-acid sequence MNTDITASAKPEYPVIDRNPPFTKVVGNFNTLDYLRFTTITGVSVTVGYLSGIKPGLKGPSMVTGGLIGLMGGFMYAYQNSAGRLMGFFPNDGEVARYQKRGLKN; translated from the exons ATGAACACAGACATAACAGCTTCGGCCAAACCAGAGTACCCAGTTATAGATCGAAACCCTCCTTTCACCAAAGTCGTTGGCAATTTCAACACCCTCGATTACCTCCGTTTCACTACCATTACCGGCGTTTCCGTCACCGTCGGCTACCTCTCCG GGATAAAACCAGGATTAAAAGGGCCTTCAATGGTGACAGGAGGGTTGATTGGGTTAATGGGTGGATTTATGTACGCGTACCAGAACTCAGCGGGTCGACTCATGGGATTTTTCCCTAATGATGGCGAGGTCGCTCGATACCAAAAACGTGGACTCAAAAACTAG